A stretch of Chloracidobacterium sp. DNA encodes these proteins:
- a CDS encoding DUF2103 domain-containing protein: MAKKKTQETTAGRLVWNHSTHIPGLIPVLTRLCAVPGVKTVTPGRLAQAKGRPTPLTIRVTVPIVGGFKLQARSSGSVQEIFVVTSLTEEALQQAIDQLLADN, encoded by the coding sequence GGACGTTTGGTGTGGAATCACTCAACGCATATTCCTGGTCTCATTCCGGTTCTGACACGCCTGTGCGCCGTGCCCGGCGTCAAGACCGTCACACCGGGCCGGCTGGCGCAGGCCAAGGGACGCCCAACGCCGCTGACGATTCGGGTAACAGTGCCAATCGTCGGCGGCTTCAAGCTTCAAGCACGCTCCAGCGGCAGCGTTCAGGAAATTTTCGTCGTTACGTCGCTCACCGAGGAAGCTCTCCAACAAGCGATTGACCAACTGCTGGCCGACAACTAA